A stretch of the Archangium violaceum genome encodes the following:
- a CDS encoding ATP-dependent helicase HrpB, with translation MAGPMAGVSAAQIAQQKLQDQGAQQVNKQGASKFDAALANKAQGVGGPEQVQQAQATQRADQVRQAEAVNKTDKAALNKVNTSGQEPATARGAEAVTGKQEASKTGSMLGHVVSELEKGQVNMEKLIQAGASGKTFSNAELLSLQAGMYKYTQELDLTSKVVEKATSGLKDTLKTQV, from the coding sequence ATGGCGGGTCCGATGGCCGGCGTCTCGGCGGCGCAGATCGCCCAGCAGAAGTTGCAGGATCAGGGCGCGCAGCAGGTCAACAAGCAGGGGGCCTCGAAGTTCGACGCGGCCCTCGCTAACAAGGCGCAGGGTGTTGGCGGTCCGGAGCAGGTGCAGCAGGCGCAGGCCACGCAGCGTGCTGATCAGGTCCGTCAGGCCGAGGCCGTCAACAAGACGGACAAGGCGGCGCTCAACAAGGTGAACACCTCTGGTCAGGAGCCCGCCACCGCGCGCGGCGCCGAGGCCGTCACCGGCAAGCAGGAGGCCAGCAAGACGGGCAGCATGCTGGGCCATGTGGTCAGCGAGCTGGAGAAGGGCCAGGTCAACATGGAGAAGCTCATCCAGGCCGGCGCTTCCGGGAAGACGTTCTCCAACGCCGAGCTCCTGTCGCTCCAGGCCGGCATGTACAAGTACACGCAGGAGCTGGACCTGACGAGCAAGGTCGTCGAGAAGGCCACCAGCGGTCTCAAGGACACCCTGAAGACCCAGGTGTAG
- a CDS encoding sigma-70 family RNA polymerase sigma factor: MALGEDKKVLLEKYGPYVRSLASTVRRQFSAQLELDELIAYGQIGLLEAAERFDPKVGANFLTFAHYRIKGAIYDGLRKMGVLKGGDARSAYMGERATAYLGNLSDREQGGGNRGGSIDDDVMEISNAVAGLAMVFATSLEGSESLGFSDESLPVDQRLELEQQRGRVRAAIEKLPEKERRLLQGYYFQGKTLEEAGAEIGQSKSWASRLHARAIERLKELLNEEESSSPENSRRQSHGGSDGRRLGGADRPAEVAGSGRAAGQQAGGLEVRRGPR; the protein is encoded by the coding sequence TTGGCTCTCGGCGAAGACAAGAAGGTCCTCCTGGAGAAGTACGGCCCCTACGTCCGGTCGCTCGCGTCGACCGTGCGCAGGCAGTTCTCCGCCCAGCTCGAGCTCGATGAGCTCATCGCCTACGGCCAGATTGGTCTGCTGGAGGCGGCGGAGCGCTTCGATCCCAAGGTCGGGGCCAACTTCCTCACCTTTGCCCACTACCGCATCAAGGGCGCCATCTACGATGGTCTGCGCAAGATGGGGGTGCTCAAGGGTGGAGATGCGCGTTCCGCCTACATGGGCGAGCGTGCGACGGCGTATTTGGGAAATCTTTCGGATCGCGAGCAGGGAGGAGGCAACCGCGGAGGGTCCATTGACGATGATGTCATGGAGATTTCCAACGCGGTGGCGGGGCTGGCGATGGTGTTCGCGACCAGCCTCGAAGGTTCGGAGTCGCTGGGCTTCTCGGACGAGTCCCTGCCGGTGGATCAACGGCTGGAGCTCGAGCAGCAGCGGGGGCGGGTGAGGGCGGCCATCGAGAAGCTGCCGGAGAAGGAGCGCCGGCTTCTGCAGGGCTACTACTTCCAGGGCAAGACGCTGGAAGAGGCGGGGGCGGAAATCGGGCAGTCGAAGAGCTGGGCGTCGCGTCTGCACGCGCGGGCGATCGAACGGCTCAAGGAACTGTTGAACGAGGAGGAATCGTCCTCCCCTGAGAATTCAAGGAGGCAGTCACATGGCGGGTCCGATGGCCGGCGTCTCGGCGGCGCAGATCGCCCAGCAGAAGTTGCAGGATCAGGGCGCGCAGCAGGTCAACAAGCAGGGGGCCTCGAAGTTCGACGCGGCCCTCGCTAA
- a CDS encoding type III secretion protein, whose product MTLRPYALAALLALAMGTGCTIDLQHDLSEQDANEIYVLLSKKGIAATKLKEEGGNELKFRIQVPKADAAQAAELLRAYSLPRPMEKGLSHFAKGGMVPTATEERAMLLKALGGEVSNALNKIDGVLEAQAIVMIPENNDLTQPEDKPRPSASVFIKYRPGPKSEPPIKREDVQLFVSTAVPELKPEAVTVLLTPALAPDEEEGSESMLKDVFGMRMTASSVGQFRMMAAVAVLLILASIGLAVWPMLRGGGGAAATARARPKRE is encoded by the coding sequence ATGACGCTCCGACCGTACGCGCTCGCCGCCCTTCTCGCTCTGGCGATGGGGACTGGCTGCACCATCGACCTGCAGCACGACCTGTCCGAGCAGGACGCCAATGAGATCTACGTCCTGCTCAGCAAGAAAGGCATCGCCGCCACGAAGTTGAAGGAGGAAGGCGGCAACGAGCTGAAGTTCCGCATCCAGGTGCCCAAGGCCGATGCCGCCCAGGCCGCGGAGCTGCTGCGCGCGTACTCGCTGCCTCGTCCGATGGAGAAGGGCCTGAGCCACTTCGCCAAGGGCGGCATGGTCCCCACCGCCACCGAGGAGCGCGCCATGTTGCTCAAGGCGCTCGGTGGTGAGGTCTCCAACGCGTTGAACAAGATCGACGGTGTGCTGGAGGCCCAGGCCATCGTGATGATCCCGGAGAACAACGATCTCACCCAGCCGGAGGACAAGCCGAGGCCCTCCGCGTCGGTGTTCATCAAGTACCGGCCGGGGCCGAAGAGCGAGCCGCCCATCAAGCGCGAGGACGTGCAGCTGTTCGTCTCCACCGCGGTGCCGGAGTTGAAGCCGGAGGCGGTGACGGTGCTGCTGACGCCGGCGCTGGCGCCCGATGAGGAGGAGGGCTCGGAGAGCATGCTGAAGGACGTGTTCGGCATGCGCATGACGGCCTCCAGCGTGGGTCAGTTCCGCATGATGGCGGCGGTGGCCGTGCTGCTCATCCTGGCCTCCATCGGTCTGGCGGTGTGGCCGATGCTCCGGGGCGGTGGTGGAGCCGCCGCCACGGCCCGGGCCCGCCCGAAGCGGGAGTGA